The genomic DNA TTGCGTGACTGGCCCTGCAAGGAGCGCCATTCAAAAAGTAGCACATAGACCATATCCGAACCGCCGACCAGTAACTCAAGGTGAGCATTAATGCCCTGGCGCAACTGCTCAAGTGGTTCACTCTCCCCCCGAATAGCCTCAGACAAAGCTGTGGAGGCTTGCTCAAGCGCAAGACGCATCAGGTCTACCAGGATGCTTTCCTTGGAGGGGTAACGGTAATGCAGGCTGCCAGGCAACATGTCACAAGCTTCGGCAATTTCCTTAACGGTGGTTTTATCGAACCCCTTTTGACGAAATAGACGTGCCGCAGCACCGAGCACAAACTCTCGATCCGTTTGCGCTACCGGTGTTACCTGATTTTTCTTTCTTCCCACAAGCCACTCCCATACTATAAGCCTTTGATTCTAGCATTCCTTTTAAAGTCGGCCCAGCCTTCCTGGCCGATGGCACTACTCGATCTATACAGATAAAAACACGCTGTTTACCTTACAATCTTGAATTTGGTTGGTCATACAAATAAAGTCCAATGAATGCACTTTACTTGGGAGCGATCCAATGGCTCTGGCAAACCGCAAGATTGGTTACGACGAGGTTGTAACCCGTGACATTCACTTTCCCATGAACATCGAAAACGTGGCCCGCCACTGGTTTCGCAACGACCCGTGGTCCACTCACTGGATGAATGCCATTCTCGCCGCCGTCCCCGACGGTGAACGCTGGGTGATGAATTCTGCAAGACGGCAGCTTGGCAAGCTTGACGATCCAGAAGTGCTGAACGCAGCTAAAGAATTCATTCGTCAGGAGCGCATTCATGCTCGTGAGCACGATGAAATGAACGCCATCGGCGTGCAACACGGGGTTCCCATCGACAAGGTTGAAGGCGTGTTCAAGCTGATCCGTAAGCAACTCCAACACCGCCTCAGTGACGATATGCAGAGCTCCATCGCAGCGGCGTTTGAACATTTCACGGCCATTATTTCCTCGGTACTGCTTGAGCACCCGGAGCTGTTTGACGAAACCCACCCGGATTTGCGTGCCATGCTCTACTGGCACTTTGTCGAAGAAACCGAGCACAAGAGCGTCAGTTATGACGTCTTCGTCGATGCCAGTGGTGGTGGCTACCGCAGTTACCGACTGCGTATCAGTGGCATGCTACTGGCCATTGCCCTGGGCTTCCCCATTATGATCGGCAACCAGACCTATCTGCTCTACAAGGATCGTCAAATTCTGAATTTGTGGTCCGCCGCCAAAATGACCAAAGTCCTGTTCTGGCGTCCCGGCATTCTTTCCAAGGTACTCGCTGGCGTGCCCCCCTATTTCTCCCCCACTTTCCACCCGTGGGATGACGATAACCGTGATGTAATCCGGATCTGGAAACGCGCCTACGAAAGAACTGGCGACCCTCATAAGGCCTATCAAGCGCTCAGAGACCACCGAGCCAACAATGTACACGGTACATTCGAAACGCCACAACCTGAACCCGCATGGGGGCAGGCATGAAAAAGAAACCCTTGCACCCGTCAACTCAGGCGGCAGCTGTCATCACCGGGGCGGGTAGCGGCATCGGTCGTAGCTTTGCTTACGAAGTTGCCCGTCGAGGCGGTTCGGTACTGTGTGTCGATATCAATGAAGAGCGCGCCGAACAGGTGGCGATCAGCCTGCGAGCACTCGGTACTCACGCGGTAGCCCTGGGGTGTGATGTCGGCGATGAAAAACAGATGGCATACCTGGCGGAAAATGCCGAGCCTTTGCTCGGCAGGCCGGTAACCCTGGTAATCAACAACGCCGGCGTCGGCCTCGGTGGCCCAATCGGCGAGGTGTCACTTGAAGATTGGCACTGGTGCATGAACGTCAATCTATGGGGAGTTATTCACGGCTGCCATTATTTTGCCCCTCAGCTTCGCGATCTGGGCTATGGAGGCATCATCAATGTGGCCTCTGCTGCCGCATTCGGGTCCGCCCCGGAAATGGCCGCCTACAACGTCACCAAGGCAGGGGTACTGGCCCTGTCCGAAACGCTGTCTTCTGAACTGACCGGAACCGGCGTAAAAATCACGGCCCTGTGCCCAACCGTGGTCCCGACCAATATCGTCGAGAATGGGCGCCTGCCTGAACGTCGCCGTGACTTTGCCCGTTCAGCGATGACCCGCTATGCCCTCACCAACGCCGACCAGGTGGCCCGACAGACCCTCAGTGCCCTTGATCGAGGTGAGCTTTACATGCTGCCACAAATTGACGGCCGGCTTGCCTGGCGGTTGAAACGCCTGACGCCACGACTATACGCCCGCGCAATTGGCGAAGCTTACAGAATGCTGGCTGATTAAACCGCATTTGAGGAAACGGAACACGCAAGGAATTCAATATGGCCTCCATTCCTACAACAATTTTGAAGCTACTTTTTCGCGCCGGCATGAAGCGTGATATACGCGACCCGGACAAACTGGTAAGACATCTTCGCAGGGTGATGAACGCGCCTTTGGCCCCCTCTCTGCTGCCACGCGGAGTGCGACTCAAGCGAGGCAAGGTTGCAGGAATAGCTGGCCACTGGCTAGGCACCGCAGACCCACAAATCACCATACTCTACCTGCATGGTGGCGCCTTCATCGGCGGGCGGCTTGATACCTATCACCACTTTTGTGGCCGTTTGGCTCACGCCCTGAATGCGCGGGTCTTTCTTCCGGATTACCGACTAGCCCCTGAGCACCCCTTCCCGGCAGCAACGGATGACGCCTTTAATGTGTATCGTGAACTGATCGCAGACCCTCGCCCTGTGGTCATTGCAGGAGACTCTGCGGGAGGCAACCTGACGTTAGTCACATTGCTGCGTGCCCGTGATCAGCTGCTGAAAATGCCGGCTTGCGCCCTCGCCATTTCGCCGGCATCGGATGCGCGAGGCACCCTGATGTCCAGACAGGCGAATAGCGACAGCGATACCATGCTTTCCCATGGCATGATTGAGGTGGCAACGGATATCTATCTGGCCGGCGCGGACCCCGCTCACCCGTATGCCTCACCAATCACCGCGGATTTCACCGGCTTGCCCCCTCTACTTTTCACTGTCAGTAGCGAAGAGTGTCTGCGCGACGATACCCATGCAGCAGCACAATGCGCGCGAGATGCGGGGGTGCCCGTGCAGGTTCTGGAGCGCGATGATATGCCGCACGTGTGGCCCGTATTCACCTTTTTGCTACCAGAGGCAAAGCAGGACTTCCCTACCATCGTCCGAATTCTGGGAAAGTATCTGACCAGCAATAACGTCGGCAAAGCCCCATCCCAAACGGTCAATGCTAGCGATAGCGCCATAGTTGAGGTTGCATCATGAATATGGCTGCTGTTGCAATCCATAACCCTCGTCCCAGCGTTACTCCTGATCATGAAGTCATTATCATCGGCGCGGGAATTTCTGGAATTGGTGCGGCAATCCAGCTGCGTGCCGATGGCATCAAAGATATCTTGATCCTTGAGCGAAGCAAGGATGTGGGAGGAACCTGGCGCGACAACCGTTATCCGGGAATCGCTGTCGACATTACCTCGTTTACCTATTCATTTTCCTTCGAACAAAACGCAAATTGGTCTCGCGTTTTTGCGCCGGGAAACGAGCTTTACCAGTATACAAGACAGGTAACAAGCAAGTATGGCATCTACCCACTGATTCGCTTTGGTGTCGAAGTCGCTAGCGCCCGTTTTGATCTCGACAGCCATGTCTGGTTGATCGATCTTACGGATGGCAGGCGACTTAGTGCACGCCATATTGTCTCGGCCTGTGGCGGTTTGATATCACCCAAGATGCCAGATATTGAAGGGCTTGATACGTTCCAGGGCAATGTCATTCACACTGCACGCTGGCCAGATGACCTTGATCTTAGTGACAAGCGAGTAGCGGTAATAGGCACTGGCGCCACTGCAGTGCAACTGATTCCGAAAATTGCCCGCCAGGCTCGTCAACTTGACGTCTACCAGCGCACCCCCATCTGGGTGCTGAAGAAGCCGGATCAGACTCTGCCTGGCTGGCTCAAGGTATTGTTCCGAACCGTACCGGGCTTGCAACGCAGCCTTCGCGGCGCTACCGACACCGTCAGCGAAACCCTGATGGTGCTTTCCGCAATATATTACCGGCAGGCCCCTTGGCTGGTTCGCATGTGTGAAAAGGCGGGCATAAACAACCTGCGCGAACAGCTGCCCAACCGCCAGGACCTGTGGCAAGCACTGACACCGAAATACGGCTTCGGGTGCAAAAGGCCAACGTTTTCCAACGACTATTTCCGAACCTTTGCCCGAAACAACGTTGAGCTTGTCACGACCCCGATCAAGCGTATTACGTCCCGCGGCATCACCACCCAGGACGGCCGCTCACGGCGTATCGATACCTTGATCCTCGCCACCGGTTACAAAACCTTCGAGAAAGGAAATATTCCCTCGTTCGACGTCATCGGCAGCAACAACATCAATTTGGGCGATTTCTGGCATGACTACCGTTACCAGGCCTATGAAGGGTTGACCATTCCGGGCTACCCGAACTTTTACATCATGCTCGGTCCCTATGCCCTTATCGGCACCTCTTACTTCAAGATGGTCGAAGGGAATGCCATCCACCTCTCTCGCTGTATTCGCGAAGCCAACCGACGTGGAGCCAGCCAAGTGGAAATACGTCAGTCCGTCCATGACGCGTATTTCCGCAATATCCAGAAACGCCAGCAAAACACCGTGTTCCTTAACCACAACTGCGCGCTGTCGAACAGTTATTACTTCGACCATCATGGTGACGCGCCAATGCTGCGGCCCTCTACCTCTCTGGAAATGCTGTGGCGAGCCAAGCATTTACCGATGGATCACTACCGGTTCAGTGTACTGGCCGGGCACACTCCCAGCAGACACGACGGCGGGAGACAAGCCTGTGAGCCACACATCCCCGCCGCCAGAGAAGGGCATTTCGGCAAAACAAACAGATAACAATTCTCAGTGACTGTGCCAGAGAAAGTGTGGAGCCTGCTTGTACATGTCACGCCAGCAGAGCTCTCCAGATCCAGTTGACCGTGCGCTTTAGCGCTGCCCAGGAGGCGTTACACCACTCGATAACCCATGCCTGGTCAGCAACAGAACACGGCATCTCGTCATAGACGACGACTGGGCGTCACGCATTAATGTGTGACATTACCGGAGCGCCAGAGCACAACGTCATTACAGTCATGGACACAGACAGCTAAGCCTGAGACCAATATTGGTTGTTTAACCAAACAAACAGAAAATCAGAACAACTCACCATCTATAACCAGAACAGCCCCCTTTAGGAGCCTGAAATGCCTGCGAAAAAAACAAAACGGTTACCTCTCCTTTTCTTCACGTGCACTACAGCATTGCTCTCACCCGGCTTGGCCATTGGCGGTGCTGGCGACGGAGCGAGCACTTATGGGCTAGGCCCAATGAATGCTGGCTCTGCCTTGGCATTCAGTCCTTTTGCATCCAACAGCTGGTCGGTGTACTACAACCCGGCCGCCATGGCCCGCTCCCCGGAGGGCGAACTGGGAGTCATTGTGCAGTATGGCGACCAGGAATTACGTGCCAAATCACTGGGAGGAACAGACCCTTTGGAGCGAGAGAATGATATCCTCTCTGATACCAGTTCCGAACTACTATTAATTGGCTTGAAAAGCCGCGTCGCCGGCATTTCCAGCATCGACAAGCCCATTTACTTTGGGCTGAACGTGGGTGTAGACCAATACTCGTCCAACCTATTGCCCTATCAGGCCAATACCAGCCAGGAAGGGCAGTTTCTACGCTATGAGTCTCAGCCACTTTATCTCGCATTTGGTGGTGCTATCAGCAACGTCCTGAGGGGCATTGACGTCGGCGCATCAGCAC from Alcanivorax sp. includes the following:
- a CDS encoding NAD(P)/FAD-dependent oxidoreductase, which translates into the protein MNMAAVAIHNPRPSVTPDHEVIIIGAGISGIGAAIQLRADGIKDILILERSKDVGGTWRDNRYPGIAVDITSFTYSFSFEQNANWSRVFAPGNELYQYTRQVTSKYGIYPLIRFGVEVASARFDLDSHVWLIDLTDGRRLSARHIVSACGGLISPKMPDIEGLDTFQGNVIHTARWPDDLDLSDKRVAVIGTGATAVQLIPKIARQARQLDVYQRTPIWVLKKPDQTLPGWLKVLFRTVPGLQRSLRGATDTVSETLMVLSAIYYRQAPWLVRMCEKAGINNLREQLPNRQDLWQALTPKYGFGCKRPTFSNDYFRTFARNNVELVTTPIKRITSRGITTQDGRSRRIDTLILATGYKTFEKGNIPSFDVIGSNNINLGDFWHDYRYQAYEGLTIPGYPNFYIMLGPYALIGTSYFKMVEGNAIHLSRCIREANRRGASQVEIRQSVHDAYFRNIQKRQQNTVFLNHNCALSNSYYFDHHGDAPMLRPSTSLEMLWRAKHLPMDHYRFSVLAGHTPSRHDGGRQACEPHIPAAREGHFGKTNR
- a CDS encoding alpha/beta hydrolase; its protein translation is MASIPTTILKLLFRAGMKRDIRDPDKLVRHLRRVMNAPLAPSLLPRGVRLKRGKVAGIAGHWLGTADPQITILYLHGGAFIGGRLDTYHHFCGRLAHALNARVFLPDYRLAPEHPFPAATDDAFNVYRELIADPRPVVIAGDSAGGNLTLVTLLRARDQLLKMPACALAISPASDARGTLMSRQANSDSDTMLSHGMIEVATDIYLAGADPAHPYASPITADFTGLPPLLFTVSSEECLRDDTHAAAQCARDAGVPVQVLERDDMPHVWPVFTFLLPEAKQDFPTIVRILGKYLTSNNVGKAPSQTVNASDSAIVEVAS
- a CDS encoding SDR family NAD(P)-dependent oxidoreductase, which produces MGAGMKKKPLHPSTQAAAVITGAGSGIGRSFAYEVARRGGSVLCVDINEERAEQVAISLRALGTHAVALGCDVGDEKQMAYLAENAEPLLGRPVTLVINNAGVGLGGPIGEVSLEDWHWCMNVNLWGVIHGCHYFAPQLRDLGYGGIINVASAAAFGSAPEMAAYNVTKAGVLALSETLSSELTGTGVKITALCPTVVPTNIVENGRLPERRRDFARSAMTRYALTNADQVARQTLSALDRGELYMLPQIDGRLAWRLKRLTPRLYARAIGEAYRMLAD
- a CDS encoding metal-dependent hydrolase, whose protein sequence is MALANRKIGYDEVVTRDIHFPMNIENVARHWFRNDPWSTHWMNAILAAVPDGERWVMNSARRQLGKLDDPEVLNAAKEFIRQERIHAREHDEMNAIGVQHGVPIDKVEGVFKLIRKQLQHRLSDDMQSSIAAAFEHFTAIISSVLLEHPELFDETHPDLRAMLYWHFVEETEHKSVSYDVFVDASGGGYRSYRLRISGMLLAIALGFPIMIGNQTYLLYKDRQILNLWSAAKMTKVLFWRPGILSKVLAGVPPYFSPTFHPWDDDNRDVIRIWKRAYERTGDPHKAYQALRDHRANNVHGTFETPQPEPAWGQA
- a CDS encoding TetR/AcrR family transcriptional regulator, producing MGRKKNQVTPVAQTDREFVLGAAARLFRQKGFDKTTVKEIAEACDMLPGSLHYRYPSKESILVDLMRLALEQASTALSEAIRGESEPLEQLRQGINAHLELLVGGSDMVYVLLFEWRSLQGQSRKEMIDLRDRYELLWSAMIQSLSFQNLIRADVDRDLLRLIGLGALNWVATWFNEGGRYTVKDIGDFVWVVIKDGVLKR